One Streptomyces sp. CG4 genomic window, TCATGCCGTTGAGCAGGATCGCCATGGCGAGCGCGGACATCTGCTCGTCGGCGACCTCGCCGCGGGTGTACGCGTCGATGACCCAGTCGATCTGTTCGTCGGTCAGCTCGCCGCGGTCCCGCTTGGTGCGGATGACGGAGATGGCGTCCATGGCCATGGCGTTCCCTTCGAAGAAGTGCGAAACGTACGGCCCCTCCGAAGGCGAAACCAGCGCTCGGAGGGGCCGTACGGCGTTACTTGGTGAGATGGTTCGGGCCGAAGGCCTGCGGCAGCATCTCGGAGAGGGGCAGGACGCCCGCCGGGGTGTCCATGAGGAGGTCCGGGCCGCCGAACTCGTACAGCAGCTGGCGGCAGCGGCCGCACGGCACGAGCAGGGCGCCCGTGCCGTCCACGCAGGTGAAGTGCGTGAGGCGGCCGCCGCCCGAGCGCTGCAGATCCGAGACCAGGCCGCACTCGGCGCACAGTCCGAGGCCGTAGGAGGCGTTCTCCACATTGCAGCCGGTGACCGTGCGGCCGTCGTCGACCCGGGCCGCCACACCGACCGGGAAGCCGGAGTAGGGGGCGTAGGCGTGGGACATCGCCTCCCGCGCCACCTCCCTGAGCGCCTCCCAGTCGAACTCGGCGGCTTGCTGTGTCACTTGCCCTGGCCCTTCCGGTAGCGCATACCGTCCGCCTTCGGCATCCGCAGGCGCTGCGCCGACAGGGACAGCACCAGCAGGGTGACGACGTACGGGGTGGCGCCCACGAAGTCGCTCGGGACCGTGTCGGTGAGCAGGTACCAGACCAGGATCACCGCGGCCATGACGAGACTGATCAGGCCCTGCAGCATCGCCTTGCGGTACAGCTTCCAGCCTGCCAGGGCCACGAGCAGGACCACCAGCAGGAGCAGCAGCGCGTGCACGGTCGTACCGCCGTTGCGCAGCTGGAGCGCGTCGGAGTAGCCGAACAGGCCGGCGCCCATCGCCAGGCCGCCCGGACGCCAGTTGCCGAAGATCATCGCCGCGAGGCCGATGTAGCCGCGGCCACCGGTCTGGCCCTCCAGGTAGGTGTGCGAGGTGACCAGGGCCAGGAAGGCGCCGCCGAGGCCGGCGAGGCCACCGGAGACGGCTACGGCCACGTACTTGTACGAGTACACGTTGACGCCGAGCGACTCCGCGGCGGTCGGGTTCTCGCCGCAGGAGCGCAGCCGCAGACCGAACGGCGTGCGCCACAGCAGCCACCAGCTGCCGACGAACAGCAGCACGGCGATGATCGTCACCACGGACAGGTTGGTGACCAGGCCGCCGAGGATGCCGGCGAGGTCGGAGACCAGGAACCAGTGGTGCTTCTCGATCGAGTTCAGGCCGCTGGACAGGCCGGGCACGGTGACCTGGGGCAGCGAGTCGACCGGCGGGGACTGCTTGGGGTTGCCGCCCGCGTCGGCCGCCTTGCCGGTGTTGAAGAACAGCTTGGCGAGGTACTGGGTGGCGCCGAGCGCGAGCAGGTTGATCGCGACACCGGAGACGATGTGGTCGACGCCGAAGGTGACGGTGACGACGGCGTGCACCAGACCGCCGAGGACACCGAAGGCGATGCCCATCAGCAGGCCGAGCCAGGGGCTGGACTGCCAGCCGATCCAGCCGGCGCCGAAGGTGCCGAGGATCATCATGCCCTCGAGGCCGATGTTGACCACACCGGACCGCTCGGACCACAGGCCGGCGAGACCGGCGAGGCCGATCGGCACGGCGAGACCGAGGGCGGCGCTGATCTGCCCGGCGGAGTCGAGCGAGTCGGAGCCGGTGATCATGCGGACGGCGGAGACGAGCAGCAGGGCGCCGGCGACGATCATGAGGATCTGGCCCAGCGACCGGCCCGTGCTCTGGGGGGCGCCCGCCGCCTTGGGGGCCGCGGGGGGCGGCGTGTCGGTCATCGTGGCAGTCATCACGCCACCTCCTGCTTCTTCGTCGCGGCGGCCTGAGCGGCGAGTTCCGCGCCGACCTTCTGCTGCTGGCGCTTGAGGCCGTAGCGGCGGACGACCTCGTAGGCGATCACGACGCAGAGGACGATGACGCCCTCGATGACGCCGAGGATCTCCTTGTCGTAGCCCTGGAACTCCAGGTGGTTGGTGGTGCGCTCCAGGAAGCCCCACAGCAGGGCGCCGAGTGCGATGCCGATCGGGTTGTTACGGCCGAGCAGCGCGATGGCGATGCCGGTGAAGCCGATGCCGGTGGGGAAGCTCGCGTCGTACTGGTGGCTCTCGTTGAGCAGGGTGGGCAGGCCGACCAGACCGGCCACCGCACCCGAGATGATCATGCTGGTGGCGACCATCTTCTTCACCGACACACCGCTCGCGGAGGCCGCGGACTCGGACTGGCCGACGGTGCGCAGGTCGAAGCCGAAGCGGGTGCGGCCGAGCACGAACCAGTACGCGAGACCGACCACCACGGCGACGATGATGAAGCCGTCGAGGATGCCGGCCGGGCCCGTGTTGATGGTGAAGAAGTACGACGACGACGGCAGCGGCTTGGTGGAGACCAGGGTGCCGCCCTGCTGGAGTTCGCCGAGCCTTCCGGGCTGGAGGAGGTAGGCGATGATCGCGGTGGCGATCGAGTTCAGCATGATGGTCGCGATGACCTCGCTGACGCCCCGGGTCACCTTGAGGATGCCGGCGATGGCGGCCCACAGGGCGCCGGTCCCCATGGCGCAGATCATGATCAGCGGGATGGCGATCCAGCCGGGCATGGTCAGCGCGCCGCCGAGGACGCCGGCGACGAACGCGGCGAGCCGGTACTGGCCGTCGACACCGATGTTGAACAGGTTCATCCGGAAGCCGATGGCCACCGAGACACCCGCGAGGTAGTACGTCGTCGCCTTGTTCAGGATGTAGACCTGGCTGTCGCTGGCGAAGCCGTAGGTCACCATGTCGCTGAACGCGCTGCCGGGGTTCTTGCCGGTCGCGAGGATCACCAGGGCGGTGACGACGAGCGCGGCGACGACCGCGAGCAGCGGCGCGGCGATGCCGAGGAGCAGCCGCTCCTTGTCGATGCGTTGGGTCAGCTTGTTCATCGCTCGTCGTCCTCTGTGTGCTCCAGGTGGCCGGTGGCCGCACCCGTCATGGCGGAGCCCAGCTCTTCGGGGGTGATCGTGGCGGGGTCGGCGTCGGCGACCAGACGGCCGCGGTACATCACCCGCAGGGTGTCGGAGAGCCCGATCAGCTCGTCCAGGTCGGCGGAGATCAGCAGGACGGCCATGCCCTCGCGGCGGGCCTCGCGGATGTAGTCCCAGATGGCGGCCTGGGCGCCGACGTCCACACCGCGGGTGGGGTGGGCGGCGATGAGCAGCTTGGGGTTGTGGCTCATCTCGCGGCCGACGATCAGCTTCTGCTGGTTGCCGCCGGACAGCGAGGCCGCGGTGACGTCGATACCGGGGGTGCGGACGTCGTACGCCTCGACGATGCGCTCGGTGTCGGCGCGGGCGGCCTTGATGTCGATGAGCCCGCCCTTGGAGTTGGGCTTCTCGGTGACGTGGCCGAGGATGCGGTTCTCCCACAGCGGGGCTTCGAGGAGCAGGCCGTGGCGGTGGCGGTCCTCGGGGATGTAGCCGATGCCGGCCTCGCGGCGGTGGCGGGTGGCGGCGTGGGAGATGTCGGCGTCGTCGAGCGTGATCACGCCCGCGTCCGGGTGGCGCATGCCCATGATCGCCTCGACCAGCTCGGACTGGCCGTTGCCCTCCACACCGGCGATGCCGAGGACCTCGCCCTTGTGGATGGTGAAGGAGATCTGGTCCAGGATGATCCGCTCGATGCCCTCGAGGTCGGTCTGCGCGAGGTGCAGCGCGTCCACCTTCAGCATCGGGACGTCCGTGACGGTGGACTCCGCGGTCTCCGGGGTGGGCAGCTCGCTGCCGACCATCAGCTCGGCGAGCTGCTTGGGAGTGGTGCCCCGCGGCTCGACCGTGCCGACCGTCGTACCGCGCCGGATGACGGTGATCTCGTCGGCGACGGAGAGCACCTCGCCCAGCTTGTGGGAGATGAAGATGACGGTGAGGCCCTCGGCCTTCAGCTCGCGCAGGTTGGCGAAGAGGGCGTCGACCTCCTGCGGCACGAGCACGGCGGTCGGCTCGTCGAGGATGAGGGTCTTGGCGCCGCGGTAGAGGACCTTGAGGATCTCCACGCGCTGGCGGTCGGCGACGCCCAGCTCCTCCACGAGGACGTCCGGGCGGACGTTCAGGCTGTACGCGTCCGAGATCTCCTTGATCTTGGCGCGGGCCTTGCCGCCGATGCCGTACAGCTTCTCCGCGCCGAGGACGACGTTCTCCAGCACGGTGAGGTTGTCGGCGA contains:
- a CDS encoding cytidine deaminase, whose translation is MTQQAAEFDWEALREVAREAMSHAYAPYSGFPVGVAARVDDGRTVTGCNVENASYGLGLCAECGLVSDLQRSGGGRLTHFTCVDGTGALLVPCGRCRQLLYEFGGPDLLMDTPAGVLPLSEMLPQAFGPNHLTK
- a CDS encoding ABC transporter permease encodes the protein MTATMTDTPPPAAPKAAGAPQSTGRSLGQILMIVAGALLLVSAVRMITGSDSLDSAGQISAALGLAVPIGLAGLAGLWSERSGVVNIGLEGMMILGTFGAGWIGWQSSPWLGLLMGIAFGVLGGLVHAVVTVTFGVDHIVSGVAINLLALGATQYLAKLFFNTGKAADAGGNPKQSPPVDSLPQVTVPGLSSGLNSIEKHHWFLVSDLAGILGGLVTNLSVVTIIAVLLFVGSWWLLWRTPFGLRLRSCGENPTAAESLGVNVYSYKYVAVAVSGGLAGLGGAFLALVTSHTYLEGQTGGRGYIGLAAMIFGNWRPGGLAMGAGLFGYSDALQLRNGGTTVHALLLLLVVLLVALAGWKLYRKAMLQGLISLVMAAVILVWYLLTDTVPSDFVGATPYVVTLLVLSLSAQRLRMPKADGMRYRKGQGK
- a CDS encoding ABC transporter permease, with protein sequence MNKLTQRIDKERLLLGIAAPLLAVVAALVVTALVILATGKNPGSAFSDMVTYGFASDSQVYILNKATTYYLAGVSVAIGFRMNLFNIGVDGQYRLAAFVAGVLGGALTMPGWIAIPLIMICAMGTGALWAAIAGILKVTRGVSEVIATIMLNSIATAIIAYLLQPGRLGELQQGGTLVSTKPLPSSSYFFTINTGPAGILDGFIIVAVVVGLAYWFVLGRTRFGFDLRTVGQSESAASASGVSVKKMVATSMIISGAVAGLVGLPTLLNESHQYDASFPTGIGFTGIAIALLGRNNPIGIALGALLWGFLERTTNHLEFQGYDKEILGVIEGVIVLCVVIAYEVVRRYGLKRQQQKVGAELAAQAAATKKQEVA
- a CDS encoding ABC transporter ATP-binding protein, with amino-acid sequence MRGITKRFPGVVANKDIDITVRTGTVHALCGENGAGKSTLMKILYGMQQPDEGTITVNGEQVVLHNPGDAIARGIGMVHQHFMLADNLTVLENVVLGAEKLYGIGGKARAKIKEISDAYSLNVRPDVLVEELGVADRQRVEILKVLYRGAKTLILDEPTAVLVPQEVDALFANLRELKAEGLTVIFISHKLGEVLSVADEITVIRRGTTVGTVEPRGTTPKQLAELMVGSELPTPETAESTVTDVPMLKVDALHLAQTDLEGIERIILDQISFTIHKGEVLGIAGVEGNGQSELVEAIMGMRHPDAGVITLDDADISHAATRHRREAGIGYIPEDRHRHGLLLEAPLWENRILGHVTEKPNSKGGLIDIKAARADTERIVEAYDVRTPGIDVTAASLSGGNQQKLIVGREMSHNPKLLIAAHPTRGVDVGAQAAIWDYIREARREGMAVLLISADLDELIGLSDTLRVMYRGRLVADADPATITPEELGSAMTGAATGHLEHTEDDER